The DNA segment AACCGGAGCGGACGCGGCCAACGCGTCACCACCTCGCTCCTGGGCGGCATGATCGCTATCCACACCTTCCAGGGCACCCGCTGGCTGCTGGCCGGCGAGGTGCCCCGCCCCGAGGGGAACAGGCACCCCCTCATCCAGCCGTACGGCACCTTCGAGGTAAGCGACGGCCACCTGAACATCGCGGTCGGGTCGGAAGGGCTCTGGCAACGATTCGCCCCGCTGGTACGGCTCGACCCTTCGGACGAGCGCTTCGCGACGAACCGTGACCGGGTAGCCCGGGTTTCCGAGTTGGAGGAGGCGATGGCGCCGGCCCTCCGATCGGCGACCGTAGACGAGTGGATGGAGAGGCTGGACGCGGCGGGCATCCCGGCCGGCAGGATCCTCACCATCGACGAAGCGTACGCCTCTCCCCAGGTAGCTCACCTGGACCTGGTGGACGAGGTCGAACATCCGGTCCTGGGGAGGCTCCGGTTGCCCGGCTCGCCGGTGCGCTACAGCCGTTCCGGGCGGCGCGCCCCGGAGCCTCCGCCGGCGCTGGGTCAGCACAACCGCGAGTTCGGAGTCGAGACGGAAGAGGAGTGAGCGCCAGGCGTCACCAGCGCCAGCCCGGCGCCGTGACACTCTGAGGCCGGAAGTGTGGAGGTAAAGGTTGCTCAAAGCGGATTTCGACCTCGCCATCGTCGGTGGCGGAATCGTTGGCCTCGCCACCGGCCTGGCCATCTCGGAACGTTCGCCGGAACTGTCGATCGTCGTCATCGAGAAGGAAGCTGACGTCGCCAGGCACCAGACCGGACACAACAGCGGAGTCGTCCACTCCGGCATCTACTACCGGCCGGGCACCCTCAGGGCGCGCCTCTGCGTTGAGGGGGTGAAGCTGCTGCGGCAGTTCTGCGAGGAGCAGGAACTACCCTACGATCGTTGCGGCAAGGTCATCGTCGCCACCCATGAGGATGAGCTCCCCAGGCTCGAGACCCTCTTCGAGCGGGGTACGCGGAACGGCGTCCCAGGGATCGAGATGATCGGGCCGGAGCGCCTTCGCGAGATCGAACCCCAGGCGGCTGGCGTCAAGGCGATCTGGTCTCCCAACACCTCGATCGTCGACTACGGAGCGATCGCCAGGCGCTACGCCGAGATACTGCGGGAGCGCGGCGCTCATTTCCAGTTCGGCAGCGAGGTGACGGGGATCAGGGAGGCCGAGGGCCTGCTGCGGATCGCCACCGCGAGCGGCGAGATCCGGAGCCGCTTCCTCATCAACTGCGCTGGCCTCTACTCCGATGAGGTGGCCCGCATGGCCGGTCACCGGCCCGACGTACAGGTCGTGCCGTTCCGGGGCGAGTACTACAGGCTCCGACCCGAGAAGCGCGAGCTGGTACGAGGGATGATCTACCCGGTACCCGATCCGGCCTTCCCGTTCCTGGGCGTCCACCTCACGAGCACGGTGAAAGGCGAGGTCGAGGCCGGACCCAACGCCGTATTCGCCTTCGCCCGCGAGGGCTACGGCTGGGGCAGGATCGCACCGCGTGAGCTGGCGCAGTCGCTGCGCTACCCGGGAGTCTGGCAGCTGGCTCGCAAGCATTGGCGGGTGGCCGCCTTCGAGTACTACCGTTCGCTCAGCAAACGCGCCTTCGTTCAGTCGCTGCAGCGGCTGGTGCCGAGCCTGCGTGAGGAGGACGTGGTGAAAGATGGCGCAGGAGTCCGGGCTCAGGCGCTCAACCGCGACGGTTCGCTGGTCGACGAGTTCGTGATCATCTCTTCCAGGAGGGCGCTCCACGTGCTCAACGCCCCTTCGCCCGCGGCCACCGCCTCCCTCGCCATCGGTCGCCATCTGGCCGCGGAGATGCTGGAGTTGGCGGCGGCCTAGGCCTCCTCCCCGCGCCCCCATGCGAGCCGTCATCGTCAGGGAGTTCGGTGGGCCCGAAGTGCTCGAGCTCACCGAGGCGCCCGAGCCCAGCGCCCGGCCCGGGCAGGTCCTCATCCGTCCTCGTTACGTGAGCGTCAACTTCGCCGACGTCAAGGCGCGGCGGGGAGGACACCACACCACCGGCACGCCCCCCTTCATCCCCGGCCTCGACGTCGCCGGTGAGGTCGTCGCAGTGGGCGAGGGCGTGACCGGGCTGGCGCCGGGCGAACTGGTGGCTGCCGCGACCGATGGCGGTGCCTACGCCGAGGTGGTGACGGCGCGAGCGGAACTCTGTTTCCCCCTGACGCGAGGCGCCGACCTGCGCAAGGCGGCAGGAGTGGTGGTCCTGATGACCGCCTACAACGTCGTGCTGGGCAAGGGGCACCTGCAGGAGGGCGAATCGGTGCTGGTACACGGCGCCGCCGGGGGCGTGGGCAGCGTCGTCCTGCAGCTGGCGCGACGCTCCGGCGCGGGCAGGATCGTTGGCGTGGTGGGCAGCGAGGAGAAGGTCGCGGTCGCTCTCGAGAACGGTGCCCACGAAGTTGCCGTGGGCAGAGGCCCCGAGGTGCTCAGGAGCCTCTCCGGAGAGTTCGACCTGATCCTCGATCCGGTGGCCGGGGAGGGGTTGGCCGCCGAGCTCGAGCTGCTCGCTCCTTTCGGGAGGATCGTGGTCTACGGCAACGCCGATGGCCACGGCACCGTCAGCAGCGGACCTCTGCACTCCGGCAACCGCACCGTCATCGGCTACTCCAGCGGTCACTACCGCAAGCACAGGCCTGACGAGGTTCGTGGGGCGGCCGCTCAGATGTTCCGGCTCCTCGATGCCGGCGAGATCGTCGTTCCGATCGGCCGCACCTACCCGCTGGCCGATGCCGCCCAGGCGCACCGCCACCTGGAATCGCGCTCGAGCACCGGCAAGCTGCTGCTCGAACCGTGAGCTACCGTATCCCGTCGAGGAGCGGGGGGCGGCTGCCGTGAACGCGCCCCAGGGAGGGCCCGGAAACGCTGCTTCCGGGCAGTTCTGGACCCTCTGCTCGGGCATCCTGCTGATGTTCGTCGGCCACACCATGATCATCCCGCTGGCGCCCCTCTACAGCCTCGAACTGGGCGCTTCGCCTGCCGTCATCGGCGTCGTCATCTCGGCCGCCTTCTTCTTCCCGCTGCTCCTGGCGGTGCCGGCGGGCTCGCTGGTGGACCGCTACGGTTCCCGCGGCATCCTCATCGTTGGCACCCTCCTGGTGGGCCTCTCACCCTTCCTGATCCCGCTCTTCCCCGGATTCGCCTCGCTGGGCCTCGTCCAGGTCTTCAACGGCCTCGGC comes from the Trueperaceae bacterium genome and includes:
- a CDS encoding CoA transferase, with the protein product MNGPGGPLTGIRVVDLTRALAGPYATQMLADGGAEVIKVERPGKGDDSRHWGPPFVGDGEAQESAYFLSLNRSKRSITLDLKEEVARAKLKELIARADVLVENFRPGVMERLGLGEAELEELNPRLVLLSITGFGEGGPHGHRPGFDQIVQGESGLMSFTGPVGGPPTKVGVPMGDILAGMFGAYGVVSALVERNRSGRGQRVTTSLLGGMIAIHTFQGTRWLLAGEVPRPEGNRHPLIQPYGTFEVSDGHLNIAVGSEGLWQRFAPLVRLDPSDERFATNRDRVARVSELEEAMAPALRSATVDEWMERLDAAGIPAGRILTIDEAYASPQVAHLDLVDEVEHPVLGRLRLPGSPVRYSRSGRRAPEPPPALGQHNREFGVETEEE
- the lhgO gene encoding L-2-hydroxyglutarate oxidase; translated protein: MLKADFDLAIVGGGIVGLATGLAISERSPELSIVVIEKEADVARHQTGHNSGVVHSGIYYRPGTLRARLCVEGVKLLRQFCEEQELPYDRCGKVIVATHEDELPRLETLFERGTRNGVPGIEMIGPERLREIEPQAAGVKAIWSPNTSIVDYGAIARRYAEILRERGAHFQFGSEVTGIREAEGLLRIATASGEIRSRFLINCAGLYSDEVARMAGHRPDVQVVPFRGEYYRLRPEKRELVRGMIYPVPDPAFPFLGVHLTSTVKGEVEAGPNAVFAFAREGYGWGRIAPRELAQSLRYPGVWQLARKHWRVAAFEYYRSLSKRAFVQSLQRLVPSLREEDVVKDGAGVRAQALNRDGSLVDEFVIISSRRALHVLNAPSPAATASLAIGRHLAAEMLELAAA
- a CDS encoding zinc-binding dehydrogenase, whose protein sequence is MRAVIVREFGGPEVLELTEAPEPSARPGQVLIRPRYVSVNFADVKARRGGHHTTGTPPFIPGLDVAGEVVAVGEGVTGLAPGELVAAATDGGAYAEVVTARAELCFPLTRGADLRKAAGVVVLMTAYNVVLGKGHLQEGESVLVHGAAGGVGSVVLQLARRSGAGRIVGVVGSEEKVAVALENGAHEVAVGRGPEVLRSLSGEFDLILDPVAGEGLAAELELLAPFGRIVVYGNADGHGTVSSGPLHSGNRTVIGYSSGHYRKHRPDEVRGAAAQMFRLLDAGEIVVPIGRTYPLADAAQAHRHLESRSSTGKLLLEP